A stretch of Arachis hypogaea cultivar Tifrunner chromosome 15, arahy.Tifrunner.gnm2.J5K5, whole genome shotgun sequence DNA encodes these proteins:
- the LOC114925422 gene encoding probable choline kinase 2, translating into MVIKTVELLKGFASHEEIMEILATVAADLGDVIDVSFLQVKPLKGAMTNEVFEINLPAKSDGHLRRVLVRLYGEGVEVFFNREDEIQTFESISKHGQGPRLLGWFATDRVEEFIHARFHVIRT; encoded by the exons ATGGTAATAAAAACAGTTGAATTGCTGAAAGGCTTTGCATCTcatgaagagattatggagattCTTGCCACAGTGGCTGCAGATTTGGGGGATGTCATCGATGTGAGTTTCTTGCAGGTCAAACCTTTGAAGGGAGCAATGACTAATGAGGTTTTCGAGATAAACTTGCCAGCCAAAAGTGATGGCCATCTCAGAAGGGTTCTAGTCCGATTATACGGCGAAGGTGTTGAGGTTTTCTTCAACAGGGAGGATGAAATCCAAACTTTTGAGAGCATTTCAAAGCACGGTCAGGGTCCACGCCTTCTTGGCTGGTTCGCCACTGATCGAGTTGAGGAGTTCATTCATGCCAGA TTCCATGTGATCAGAACTTGA